Below is a window of Impatiens glandulifera chromosome 2, dImpGla2.1, whole genome shotgun sequence DNA.
TCTCCGACAGCCACAACTCGACTGCCTGAGCCGGGCTCCAGTCAGTACCACTCCCCCAGAAGATATTTTCTCCGTAAGTATTTTCGGGGGAATGGATCAAGGCGCAGTCGCCTTTTCTCCGGTTAGCGTACGCTTCGGCGTACTGCTGTAGTTTATTGCTCCACGTCAGTGGCGGCAATCTCAACGCCGCCCTGGCCACATTTTGGGGTCCCAAGAATTGGGCGGCAGTTGGAGTACTTCCACCGTTGTCTGCTCCGGCACCGGTGATGaataggaggaggaggaaggtGGCGATCATTCTAATTTGTTGGCAAAGTGTGAGTGGTGTGTGTGGGAACAATGGGATTTATGAGTGGATATATAGTTGTGAAAGTTGAAGTTGAAAGGGTTAAGATATGAAATGGTTGGAGATTAActaaatatgtataaaatattgGTAAAGTAAAAAAGTTGGATCAAAAGTATGCAGTAGATTCATGAAATATCAAAGATTTTGCTTTGATTGATCAAATACTAGTTTTAGGATCTAGGTATTTTAATCATAGTTCTAAAGCAAACAAATAGTTTATAAAagatgtttaaaaataaaacataagcaATTCAACATCCTGTATTGggcttgtttttattttgaagatgCTTGCCGAAGTAGTTCACCGGATTATCCATACAAATAAGtgttttttgagttatttaatgttaataagtttataaaatataacttgCTATATTTAAAGATTCCTAAATCACCTCCTTTATTAAAGATCTTGAACTTTTAAAAGTTGAGAaagaacaaatattttaaagattttttacaaaattatggGCATAATGTtgaagattatatatatatttcaaaggCAGAAAAACTATAGACTGGATCAAAATGGTAAGATAAACAATTGTTAGGCATAGGTTCAATTTCATTATGCTTccactttttaatttaaaatttataaaatattttacaaaattaataaaattaaaaaaagttccaatcattttatttaaggtAAATTACTTCTCCAATTATTTCGATCCTCACTTTTaaccctcaaattaatttttaaaacaaattgcTCTTtcaagttaataaaaatatttattataatactagttgttcaataaatttatatatttatctgttttaaatttattgtgtaATATCTTATACAAAAATTCAATCTCATAATTCacttttaaaactttaattatcTCAAAATcttgataattatttcttattatcTTAGTTAGACAATTAACATTTCTACCATAGGATTTgcttatttttccatttttacaattttttttagagatttgaattat
It encodes the following:
- the LOC124924401 gene encoding pathogenesis-related protein PR-1-like, which produces MIATFLLLLFITGAGADNGGSTPTAAQFLGPQNVARAALRLPPLTWSNKLQQYAEAYANRRKGDCALIHSPENTYGENIFWGSGTDWSPAQAVELWLSEKQYYNYFSNSCEQGQECGHYTQIVWRNTKQVGCARVVCNGGKGVFMTCNYDPPGNYIGEKPY